One Miscanthus floridulus cultivar M001 chromosome 11, ASM1932011v1, whole genome shotgun sequence DNA window includes the following coding sequences:
- the LOC136494242 gene encoding cationic peroxidase SPC4-like, protein MTMARSSSSRPAVATVLLLAVSALCAALSSATVTVNEPIVNGLSWSFYDASCPSVEGIVRWHVADALRSDIGIAAGLIRIFFHDCFPQGCDASVLLSGSDSEQNLGPNETLRPEARKLIDDIRAAVHSACGPKVSCADIITLATRDAVVASGGPFFEVPLGRRDGLAPASRDLVFTLPGPDTDVPKLLGKFKNRSLDAVDLVALSGAHTVGRGHCGSFNSRLPPNADDGTMVPSFRRTLAAKCAKDPNAAQVLDVRTPDAFDNKYYFDLIAKQGLFKSDQGLMNDANTNRTATRYALNQAAFFDQFARSMVKMSQMDVLTGNAGEVRFNCAVPNARRGDISSGQLGDEGLAADA, encoded by the exons ATGACGATGGCCAGGTCCAGCAGTAGTAGACCAGCTGTGGCCACCGTGCTGCTGCTGGCCGTCTCAGCGCTCTGCGCCGCCCTCTCGTCGGCCACCGTGACCGTGAACGAGCCCATCGTCAACGGCCTCTCCTGGAGCTTCTACGACGCGTCCTGCCCCTCCGTGGAGGGCATCGTGCGCTGGCACGTCGCCGACGCACTCCGCAGCGACATCGGCATCGCCGCGGGACTCATCCGCATcttcttccacgactgcttcCCGCAG GGCTGTGACGCGTCCGTCCTCCTGTCGGGTTCCGACAGCGAGCAGAATCTGGGACCCAACGAGACGCTCCGTCCCGAGGCGCGGAAGCTCATCGACGACATCCGCGCCGCCGTCCACTCCGCCTGCGGCCCCAAGGTGTCCTGCGCCGACATCATCACGCTAGCCACCCGGGACGCCGTCGTCGCG TCTGGAGGTCCCTTCTTCGAGGTGCCTCTGGGCCGCCGCGACGGGCTGGCGCCGGCGTCCCGCGACCTGGTCTTCACCCTGCCGGGCCCCGATACTGACGTGCCCAAACTGCTGGGGAAGTTCAAGAACCGGAGCCTCGACGCGGTCGACCTCGTGGCGCTCTCCGGCGCGCACACCGTCGGCCGCGGCCACTGCGGCTCCTTCAACAGCCGCCTGCCGCCCAACGCGGACGACGGCACCATGGTCCCGTCGTTCcggcggacgctggcggcaaagtGCGCCAAGGACCCCAACGCGGCGCAGGTGCTGGACGTGCGCACGCCCGACGCCTTCGACAACAAGTACTACTTCGACCTCATCGCCAAGCAGGGGCTGTTCAAGTCGGACCAGGGACTTATGAACGACGCCAACACCAACCGCACCGCCACGCGCTACGCGCTCAACCAGGCCGCCTTCTTCGACCAGTTCGCCAGGTCCATGGTGAAGATGAGCCAGATGGACGTGCTCACGGGCAACGCCGGAGAGGTCCGCTTCAACTGCGCCGTGCCCAACGCCCGCCGCGGCGATATCTCATCAGGCCAGCTCGGCGACGAGGGGCTCGCCGCCGACGCTTGA
- the LOC136494244 gene encoding cationic peroxidase SPC4-like, with the protein MSGRVFVLAAAVGVLLAAAAVSSRPVVPLATSRAAAPGNDLSVYFHVDSCPQLETIVRSTVDAALQQNVRLTAGLLRLFFHDCFPQGCDASILLDNGERGLPPNVGLQQEAVQLVEDIRAKVHAACGPTVSCADITVLATRDAVSLSGGPSFTVPLGRLDSAAPASSNDVFTLPPPTSTVDELLSAFASKNLSDPADLVALSGAHTVGKARCSSFGAVAGPATDDITRCVTATCSAPGSSDTLRDLDFLTPAVFDNLYFIELTLKKNKGVMLPSDQGLVTDPRTSWLVQGFADNHWWFFDQFGTSMIKMSQLKGPQGNVGEIRRNCLRPNTNSGVAATA; encoded by the coding sequence ATGAGTGGCCGTGTGTTCGTcctggccgccgccgtcggcgtGCTGCTCGCCGCTGCTGCCGTCTCCTCGAGGCCCGTCGTGCCTCTGGCTACTAGCCGCGCGGCAGCGCCCGGTAACGACCTGTCCGTGTACTTCCACGTGGACTCGTGCCCGCAGCTGGAGACGATCGTGCGGTCCACCGTGGACGCGGCGCTCCAGCAGAACGTGCGTCTCACGGCGGGGCTCCTCCGGCTcttcttccacgactgcttcCCGCAGGGGTGCGACGCGTCCATCCTCCTGGACAACGGTGAGCGCGGCCTCCCGCCCAACGTCGGGCTGCAGCAGGAGGCCGTGCAGCTGGTGGAGGACATCCGCGCCAAGGTGCACGCGGCGTGCGGGCCTACGGTGTCGTGCGCCGACATCACCGTGCTGGCCACCCGCGACGCCGTCAGCCTGTCCGGCGGGCCTTCCTTCACGGTGCCCCTCGGCCGCCTCGACAGCGCGGCGCCGGCGTCCAGCAACGACGTGTTCACGCTGCCGCCGCCGACGAGCACCGTGGACGAGCTGCTGTCGGCGTTCGCCAGCAAGAACCTGTCGGACCCGGCGGACCTGGTGGCGCTGTCGGGCGCGCACACGGTGGGGAAGGCGCGGTGCAGCTCGTTCGGCGCCGTGGCGGGCCCGGCCACCGACGACATCACACGGTGCGTGACGGCGACGTGCTCCGCCCCCGGCAGCTCCGACACGCTGCGGGACCTCGACTTCCTGACGCCGGCGGTGTTCGACAACCTCTACTTCATCGAGCTGACGCTGAAGAAGAACAAGGGGGTGATGCTGCCGTCGGACCAGGGGCTCGTCACCGACCCGCGCACCAGCTGGCTCGTCCAGGGTTTCGCCGACAACCACTGGTGGTTCTTCGACCAGTTCGGGACCTCCATGATCAAGATGAGCCAGCTCAAGGGACCGCAGGGGAACGTCGGCGAGATCCGCCGTAACTGCTTACGCCCAAACACCAACAGCGGTGTCGCCGCCACTGCTTGA